In one Phyllostomus discolor isolate MPI-MPIP mPhyDis1 chromosome 8, mPhyDis1.pri.v3, whole genome shotgun sequence genomic region, the following are encoded:
- the LOC114502912 gene encoding keratin, type I cuticular Ha4-like, giving the protein MPSPHPQFKGIKGPWRKKRLKLTRIHLHQLISSITSPGTMPYNCCLSNLSCCSSCPSRPCVAPSCHNIPLPGACNIPANVGNCGWFCEGSFNGSEKETMQFLNERLASYLEKVRQLERDNAELECRIRERCQQQEPLMCPSYQSYFRTIEELQQKILCAKSENARLVVQIDNAKLASDDFRTKYEMERSSRQLVESDINSLRRILDELTLCRADLEAQVESLKEELLCLKKNHEEEVNTLRCQIGDRLNVEVDAAPTVDLNRVLNETRCQYEALVETNRRDVEEWFANQTQELNKQVVSSSEQLQTCQAEIIELRRTVNALEIELQAQHNLRDSLENTLTETEARYSSQLSQVQCMITNVESQLAEIRGDLERQNQEYQVLLDVRARLECEINTYRTLLESEDCK; this is encoded by the exons ATGCCAAGCCCCCACCCACAATTTAAGGGTATAAAAGGACCATGGAGGAAGAAGAGACTCAAACTCACCCGCATCCACCTCCATCAGCTCATCAGTTCTATCACCTCTCCCGGCACCATGCCGTACAACTGCTGCCTGTCCAACCtgagctgctgctccagctgcCCCTCCCGGCCCTGCGTGGCTCCCAGCTGCCACAACAtccccctgcctggggcctgcaACATCCCCGCCAATGTGGGCAACTGCGGCTGGTTCTGCGAGGGCTCCTTCAATGGCAGCGAGAAGGAGACCATGCAGTTCCTGAACGAACGCCTGGCCAGCTACCTGGAGAAGGTGCGGCAGCTGGAGCGGGACAATGCGGAGCTGGAGTGCCGTATCCGGGAGCGCTGCCAGCAGCAGGAGCCACTGATGTGCCCCAGCTACCAGTCCTACTTCCGGACCATTGAGGAGCTGCAGCAgaag ATTCTGTGTGCCAAGTCTGAGAATGCCAGGCTGGTGGTGCAGATCGACAATGCCAAGCTGGCCTCTGATGACTTCAGAACCAA GTATGAGATGGAGCGCTCCTCCCGGCAGCTGGTGGAGTCGGACATCAACAGCCTGCGCAGGATCCTGGATGAGCTGACCCTGTGCAGGGCCGACCTGGAGGCCCAGGTGGAGTCCCTGAAGGAGGAGCTGCTCTGCCTGAAGAAGAACCACGAGGAG GAAGTCAACACCCTGCGTTGCCAGATTGGGGACCGCCTCAACGTGGAGGTGGACGctgcccccactgtggacctgaaCCGCGTGCTCAATGAGACCAGGTGTCAGTACGAGGCCCTGGTGGAGACCAACCGCAGGGACGTGGAGGAATGGTTCGCCAACCAG ACCCAGGAGCTGAACAAGCAGGTGGTGTCCAGCTCAGAGCAGCTGCAGACCTGCCAGGCAGAGATCATCGAGCTGAGACGCACGGTCAACGCTCTGGAGATCGAGCTGCAGGCCCAGCACAACCTG AGGGACTCCCTGGAGAACACGCTGACAGAGACGGAGGCCCGCTATAGCTCCCAGCTGTCCCAGGTGCAGTGCATGATCACCAACGTGGAGTCCCAGCTGGCAGAGATCAGGGGTGACCTGGAGCGGCAGAACCAGGAGTACCAGGTGCTGCTGGACGTGCGGGCCCGGCTGGAGTGTGAGATCAACACGTACCGGACCCTTCTGGAGAGCGAGGACTGCAAGTGA
- the LOC114502882 gene encoding keratin, type I cuticular Ha3-I has protein sequence MPYNCCLSNLSCRTGCPSRPCVAPSCHNIPLPGACNIPANVGNCGWFCEGSFNGSEKETMQFLNERLASYLEKVRQLERENAELECRIQERCQQQEPLMCPSYQSYFRTIEELQQKILCSKSENARLVVQIDNAKLAADDFRTKYETELGLRQLVESDINSLRRILDELTLCRSDLEAQVESLREELLCLKQNHEEEVNTLRCQIGDRLNVEVDAAPTVDLNRVLNETRCQYEALVETNRRDVEEWFTNQTQELNKQVVSSSEQLQTCQAEIIELRRTVNALEIELQAQHNLRDSLENTLTETEARYSAQLSQVQCMITNVESQLAEIRSDLERQNQEYQVLLDVRARLECEINTYRGLLESEDCKLPCNPCATTNACDKPIGPCVSSPCAPLPRCGPCNTFVC, from the exons ATGCCGTACAACTGCTGCCTGTCTAACCTGAGCTGCCGCACTGGCTGCCCCTCCCGGCCCTGCGTGGCCCCCAGCTGCCACAACATCCCCCTGCCCGGGGCCTGCAACATCCCCGCCAACGTGGGCAACTGCGGCTGGTTCTGCGAGGGCTCCTTCAATGGCAGCGAGAAGGAGACCATGCAGTTCCTGAACGAACGCCTGGCCAGCTACCTGGAGAAGGTGCGGCAGCTGGAGCGGGAGAACGCGGAGCTGGAGTGCCGCATCCAGGAGCGCTGCCAGCAGCAGGAGCCGCTGATGTGCCCCAGCTACCAGTCCTACTTCCGGACCATCGAGGAGCTGCAGCAGAAG ATCCTGTGCAGCAAGTCTGAGAACGCCCGGCTGGTGGTGCAGATTGACAACGCCAAGCTGGCCGCGGATGACTTCAGGACCAA GTACGAGACGGAGCTGGGTCtgcggcagctggtggagtcgGACATCAACAGCCTGCGCAGGATCCTGGACGAGCTGACCCTGTGCAGGTCTGACCTGGAGGCCCAGGTGGAGTCCCTGAGGGAGGAGCTGCTCTGCCTCAAGCAGAACCACGAGGAG GAAGTCAACACCCTGCGTTGCCAGATTGGGGACCGCCTCAATGTGGAGGTGGACGctgcccccactgtggacctgaaCCGCGTGCTCAATGAGACCAGGTGTCAGTACGAGGCCCTGGTGGAGACCAACCGCAGGGATGTGGAGGAATGGTTCACCAACCAG ACCCAGGAGCTGAACAAGCAGGTGGTGTCCAGCTCAGAGCAGTTGCAGACCTGCCAGGCGGAGATCATCGAGCTGAGACGCACGGTCAACGCCCTGGAGATCGAGCTGCAGGCCCAGCACAACCTG AGGGACTCGCTGGAGAACACGCTGACAGAGACGGAGGCCCGCTACAGTGCCCAGCTGTCCCAGGTGCAGTGCATGATCACCAACGTGGAGTCCCAGCTGGCGGAGATCAGGAGTGACCTGGAGCGGCAGAACCAGGAGTACCAGGTGCTGCTGGACGTGCGGGCGCGGCTGGAGTGCGAGATCAACACGTACCGGGGCCTGCTGGAGAGCGAGGACTGCAA GCTCCCCTGCAACCCATGTGCCACAACCAATGCCTGTGACAAGCCCATTGGACCCTGTGTCTCCAGTCCTTGTGCCCCACTCCCTCGCTGTGGGCCTTGCAATACCTTTGTGTGCTAG
- the LOC114502887 gene encoding keratin, type I cuticular Ha3-I-like produces the protein MPYNCCLSNLSCRSGCPSRPCVAPSCHNIPLPGACNIPANVGNCGWFCEGSFNGSEKETMQFLNERLASYLEKVRQLERENAELECRIQERCQQQEPLMCPSYQSYFRTIEELQQKILCSKAENARLVVQIDNAKLAADDFRTKYETEMGLRQLVESDINSLRRILDELTLCKSDLEAQVESLKEELLCLKQNHEQEVNTLRCQIGDRLNVEVDAAPTVDLNRVLNETRCQYEALVETNRRDVEEWFANQTQELNKQVVSSSEQLQTCQAEIIELRRTVNALEIELQAQHNLRDSLENTLTETEARYSSQLSQVQCMITNVESQLAEIRSDLERQNQEYQVLLDVKARLECEINTYRGLLESEDCKLPCNPCATTNACDKPIGPCVVNPCAPCGPRTRFGPCSTLGC, from the exons ATGCCGTACAACTGCTGCCTGTCCAACCTGAGCTGCCGCTCTGGCTGTCCCTCCCGGCCCTGCGTGGCCCCCAGCTGCCACAACAtccccctgcctggggcctgcaACATCCCCGCCAACGTGGGCAACTGTGGCTGGTTCTGCGAGGGCTCCTTCAATGGCAGCGAGAAGGAGACCATGCAGTTCCTGAACGAACGCCTGGCCAGCTACCTGGAGAAGGTGCGGCAGCTGGAGCGGGAGAACGCGGAGCTGGAGTGCCGCATCCAGGAGCGCTGCCAGCAGCAGGAGCCACTGATGTGCCCCAGCTACCAGTCCTACTTCCGGACCATCGAGGAGCTGCAGCAgaag ATCCTGTGCAGCAAGGCGGAGAACGCCAGGCTGGTGGTGCAGATTGACAACGCCAAGCTGGCTGCGGATGACTTCAGGACCAA GTACGAGACAGAAATGGGCCtgcggcagctggtggagtcgGACATCAACAGCCTGCGCAGGATCCTGGACGAGCTGACCCTGTGCAAGTCCGACCTGGAGGCCCAGGTGGAGTCCCTGAAGGAGGAGCTGCTCTGCCTCAAGCAGAACCACGAGCAG GAAGTCAACACCCTGCGTTGCCAGATTGGGGACCGCCTCAACGTGGAGGTGGACGccgcccccactgtggacctgaaCCGCGTGCTCAATGAGACCAGGTGTCAGTACGAGGCCCTGGTGGAGACCAACCGCAGGGATGTGGAGGAATGGTTCGCCAACCAG ACCCAGGAGCTGAACAAGCAGGTGGTGTCCAGCTCAGAGCAGCTGCAGACCTGCCAGGCGGAGATCATCGAGCTGAGACGCACGGTCAACGCCCTGGAGATTGAGCTGCAGGCCCAGCACAACCTG AGGGACTCCCTGGAGAACACGCTGACAGAGACGGAGGCCCGCTACAGCTCCCAGCTGTCCCAGGTGCAGTGCATGATCACCAACGTGGAGTCCCAGCTGGCGGAGATCAGGAGTGACCTGGAGCGGCAGAACCAGGAGTACCAGGTGCTGCTGGACGTCAAGGCGCGGCTGGAGTGTGAGATCAACACATACCGGGGCCTGCTGGAGAGCGAGGACTGCAA GCTGCCCTGCAACCCCTGCGCCACGACCAACGCGTGTGACAAGCCCATTGGGCCTTGTGTCGTCAATCCCTGTGCCCCTTGTGGCCCCCGAACCCGCTTTGGACCCTGCAGCACCCTTGGGTGCTAG